TTTTTTGTCAGTTTCATGACGGAGTTGAAAATAAGGTATTGAAGCCAGTCGTTAAGTTTGTATTTTTTTACAAGCATAACGACTGGCTTTTTTTGTTTTTAAAAAAGGAGAAGTTAAATGAAAATGGTAACAGCAATTATTAAGCCGTTTAAGCTTGATGATGTTAGAGAGGCACTTTCTGAAATTGGTGTTTCAGGCATTACAGCCACAGAAGTCAAAGGCTTTGGTCGTCAAAAAGGACATACAGAACTTTATCGTGGTGCAGAATATACGGTGGATTTTTTACCTAAAGTTAAACTAGAAATTGCCATTGCAGTAGATCAAGTCGATGGCGTGGTTGAAGCTATTAGCACCGCTGCTAAATCAGAAGGTGAAGGAAAAATTGGAGATGGAAAGATATTTGTTTCATCATTAGAGCAAGTACTTCGTATTCGTACGGGTGAAACTGGCTCAGTAGCACTATAAGGAGGCAACATGGAAAATACATTAATTGAAATGCAATTCGCCCTAGATACTTTTTAGTAATGGGCGCATTAGTTATGTGGATGGCTGCTGGTTTTTCGATGCTAGAAGCGGGGTTGGTTCGTAGTAAAAACACAGCTGAAATTTTGACCAAAAATATTGGGCTGTTTGCGATTGCTTGTATGATGTATATGGTGGTTGGTTATGACATTATGTATGGGGCGGTATTCTGCTAGATGGTATTAACGGTACGGGCGATAAATATTCAAATGCAGCAGATTTTTACTTTCAAGTCGTCTTTGTTGCAACAGCAATGTCAATTGTTTCAGGTGCAGTGGCAGAAAGAATGAAGTTATTTGCTTTTTTTGCTTTTGCTGTTGTATTCACAGCAGTGATTTATCCAATGGAAGGCGCTTGGACTTGGAATGGCGATGTAGTTTTTGGTTTGTTTAAATTGGCTGATTTGGGTTTTGCTGATTTTGCAGGTTCAGGTATTGTGCATATGGCAGGTGCAGCAGCAGTTTTGGCTGGTGTATTAGTTTAGGTATTCGTAAGGGTAAATATGATGCTCAAGGTAATTCTAGAGCGATTCCTGGTGCTAATATGCCAATGGCAAGCAAGGAGAAGAGAGTGTTAATGCAGTAGTAATGGTATTTTTAAACACCAACGCAGCAGCCAGCAGGTGGCGTAATCTCAGCATTGTTATTGGGTAAATTAC
This Abyssogena phaseoliformis symbiont OG214 DNA region includes the following protein-coding sequences:
- a CDS encoding P-II family nitrogen regulator encodes the protein MKMVTAIIKPFKLDDVREALSEIGVSGITATEVKGFGRQKGHTELYRGAEYTVDFLPKVKLEIAIAVDQVDGVVEAISTAAKSEGEGKIGDGKIFVSSLEQVLRIRTGETGSVAL